In Bacillota bacterium, the DNA window ACTCCTGCTTTAGATGCATTATATGCACATTGGCATTGTGGTGTATTTACAATTATACCTGACATAGATGATATATTAATTATGGACCCCTTTTTCTGTTTTATCATAACCTGCCCGATAGCTTGAGACATGAGAAACACTCCGTTAAGATTGACGTTTATTACATCATACCAATCTTCAAACGCCATTTCTTCAGCTTTTATATGCTTGCAAATGCCTGCATTGTTAATGAGTACATCAATATGACCAAATTTGCTTAAGACAGTATTTGCCAATTTTTTGCAATCTTCCTTGCTGGTAACATTGCATTTAACGGCAAGAGCTGTTACTCCCATTTTTTCTATCTGAACAGCTGCTTCTTGTGCCTTATCCAGGTTTATATCTGCGATGACAATATCGGAACCCGCTTCCGCAAGAGCTTCTGCCATTGCATTTCCCAGTCCCATAGCAGCTCCTGTTATAATTGAACAATAGCCTTTTAAACTGAACCTTTCCATTATAGCCATAATATTCCCTCCCAGTTTTTATTGATTTTAATAGAATAACATTATGCTTCAAAACTTTATATAATTATAGCTTATATTATTGTTTTAATAAGTGCAATAGTATGTC includes these proteins:
- a CDS encoding SDR family oxidoreductase, which translates into the protein MAIMERFSLKGYCSIITGAAMGLGNAMAEALAEAGSDIVIADINLDKAQEAAVQIEKMGVTALAVKCNVTSKEDCKKLANTVLSKFGHIDVLINNAGICKHIKAEEMAFEDWYDVINVNLNGVFLMSQAIGQVMIKQKKGSIINISSMSGIIVNTPQCQCAYNASKAGVIMLTKSLASEWAEHNIRVNTIAPGYMKTELTRPYFEGNGEMVRRWMDFSPMKRPGTPDELGGIAIYLASEASSFVTGAVFLVDGGYTVW